From Symphalangus syndactylus isolate Jambi chromosome 17, NHGRI_mSymSyn1-v2.1_pri, whole genome shotgun sequence, one genomic window encodes:
- the LOC129466202 gene encoding galectin-7, whose translation MSNVPHKSSLPEGIRPGTVLRIRGLVPPNASRFHVNLLCGEEQGSDAALHFNPRLDTSEVVFNSKEQGSWGREERGPGVPFQRGQPFEVLIIASDDGFKAVVGDAQYHHFRHRLPLARVRLVEVGGDVQLDSVKIF comes from the exons ATGTCC AACGTCCCCCACAAGTCCTCGCTGCCCGAGGGCATCCGCCCTGGCACGGTGCTGAGAATTCGCGGCTTGGTTCCTCCCAATGCCAGCAG GTTCCATGTAAACCTGCTGTGCGGGGAGGAGCAGGGCTCCGATGCAGCCCTGCATTTCAACCCCCGGCTGGACACGTCGGAGGTGGTCTTCAACAGCAAGGAGCAAGGCTCCTGGGGCCGCGAGGAGCGCGGGCCGGGCGTTCCTTTCCAGCGCGGGCAGCCCTTCGAGGTGCTCATCATCGCGTCCGACGACGGCTTCAAG GCCGTGGTTGGGGACGCCCAGTACCACCACTTCCGCCACCGCCTGCCGCTGGCGCGCGTGCGCCTGGTGGAGGTGGGCGGGGACGTGCAGCTGGACTCCGTGAAGATCTTCTGA